Part of the Lichenicola cladoniae genome is shown below.
CATGAACCCCGCGCTGGTCTATGCGCTCACCCGGCTCGAATCGAACTTCAACCCCGGCGCCGTATCCGGTGGCGGCGCGCATGGGCTGATGCAGTTGATGCCGACCACGGCCGGGTTCGTCGTCGGCCATCCGGACCGGTTCACCGACAGCGCATCTGCCTTGCATGACCCGGCTCTCAACCTCGAGATCGGGCAACGTTACCTCACCTACCTGTCCGATCAGGTCGGGGTGGATGGCGACCTGGTGAAACTGTTCGCCAGCTACAATGCCGGGCCCGGCGCCGTCCTTCGATGGGAAGGCCTGAGCGACGGCTCCGACGACCCGCTGCTGTTCATCGAGAGCCTGCCGTCGGACGAGACGGGCGACTATGTTCGCCGTGCGTTTACCTATCTCTGGATCTACGCCAGGCGTCTCGACCTGCCGTCACCGTCCCTCGCGTCGCTGGCCGCCGGCCAGTGGCCGAAATTCGCAGACGAACAGGCGCTCCGGCCGGGTGCACTCCACTAGCCGACAGTCCCGGCAGACGGTGCCGGCACTGTCGCTGGCGATTTGTCAGCGAGCAGGCGGTGTCAGCACGCTTCCGTTTTGACGTGGCAGACGTCCGCCGGGATCGCAGTCGTTCGTGTTCGTCATCGTCGACAGCACGCTGTCTGTCGCGGTTTCCGTGCGGGTGATGCATCCGGTTTTCGTATCCCCCGACAGATATCTGGCGCTGCTGCTGCCTGAATGAGCCGTCACCGCGCCCGCGGCGTTGAAGGAGAGCAGGTCGCTCGGGCTTACCGTTTCGCTGATCGCACTCGCCGTGACGGGGATGCCGTTCCCCAGCGTCAGACGTCCGGACTCGAGCGCCTGGGTCACCGTGGTCGCCTGCGTCGCGCTGCCATCGGCCGCCACCAGATACCGGAAATGCACATCCAGCGGATAGGATGACGCGCGCGCCACGACGCTACTGCCGGACCCAGTCTTGGTCGTTACCGTGGTGACGGTATCGGTCCGCTGCAGGATCGCCTGGTCATCCAGCAGATCGGTCACGTCGAAGGTCTGCGCGTTCGAGAACCGGCCGGTCTGTTCCACCGTCGTCACCACCGGTCCGTGCGATGTGAGCAGATACCCGCTGATCGCATAGTCATGCGTGGAGCCCGTGGTGATCGTGCCTTTCGACTCGCCGTTCGTCGTAACGACGCCGTTCGTCACCACCGGGCTCGCAGCGCCGAGCGTGTTCCGGGTGACGGCGCCACGCAGGTTGCTGCCGTGATGATCGAGCGTGAGATAGAGCGTCCCGGTGACCGAGAAGCGGTTGTCGGCGCCGGTGACCGAGAGCGAAACGGTGTGCGGCCTGCCGTCGTCCACGACACCGGCAAATGGCGTCAGGTCGACGCTGGTCGGGTGGAACGCCAGCGTCTGCACCCCCGGTATCGGCTGCCAGAGGTACGGATCGATCCCGCCGGTATAGATCCACGGATAGACCGGAGCCACGCCGGCCTTTACGCCGTCTATCGAGATCAGGCCTTCGCGGAATGCGCCGCCGCCGCATGTTTCGAGCGGGCCGGACAGCGCATCGGGCACGCAGGTGTACCAGAATTCATCGCCGCCCTGGCTCTGTAGCAGGACGTCGATACGCGCCTTCTCCACGTTCGACGGGAGTATCCCGGTCCGCGACAGCGACTGCGTTTCGTCGGCGAGATCGGTGGTGCCCTGGCTGGGATCGTTATTCAGCGGAATGACCAGGTCCGGGGTTTCGGGAGCCGGATCGGCCTTCGTCGCGGGGTAGAACAGCAGGGTCGAACTCGCCGTGATGGCGCTGGTATAGACGCTGGTCTGGTAGTTCGCGATCAGCACATGGCCGGACTGGGCGGTTCTCAACAGGGCAGTGTCGTCGGTCAGGTCGCGCTCGACATGCCAGGCCGGTGCCAGCGTGGACCGTGGCTCGGACGTCGTACCGAACAGGACGTTGACGCCGCCGATGAACATCGAGGCGGTCCTGTCGAACTGCCGTCCGGCGGTCACCGAGATATCCGCGGTCAGCACCACCTTGGCCCACGGTCCCGGACACGCGGCAGGCGGCGCATACGCAAAAGACACCGTGTCGGCCCCGAAGGTCGCGTTGCTGAACAGCCGGACCGCACATGGGGTCCCGGCCGGACGCGTAATAGCCGGCTCGATCGGAGCCGGACTGCCGGTGCCGACCATCGGGGCGGCCTTTGCCGGGACGCTGCCTGCGGGGCAGCTGCTACCGAGAATCGTGCCGAGCATGATGGAGCCGAGCGAGCGAGATCCGAGACGCATGGTTGGCTTCTTGTTTATGTTGCTGAATTATTCGTGCACAAGCCGGGCCAATACTCCACCTGTCGATATGCCGCCGGCCATCACGCTTCAGGAAGCTAGACGGGCCCACCAAGCGCCAGAAGCTCGTGGTCGGGTAGCACAGGCGCATGCCGACCCGCTCGCTGTCCGCTTTCGGCACGTGACCACTATCACCAGGCTTCCTGACCGACGTGCGCTCCCACGTCGATCGTGTCGTGACGGTTCTGGTCGGTGATCGCATCGATCGACGCGGCAGGAGAGTATTCAGCCTGCTGGATCGGCTCGATGATGAGCCGCCCATGCTTCTCATGCACGTTCACAGGATCATCCAGGGGCGTTGACACTGTAGAGACAAGTCAGTTTTCGGCGAGCGCCTGGCGGCTGGCACGAACCTTGTGCACGCGGCGGCCGTCCATCTCCAGAACCTCGAACAGCCAGCCCGAGAACGCGATCTTGTCGCCGAGCGCCGGAACGCGTCGCAGCAGGGCGAGGATAAGACCGCCGAGGGTGTGGTAGCTCCCCTCCGCCGGCAGGTCGACCAGGCCGAGCCGATCCTTGATCTCGTCGGCTGGCGAGGCACCGTCCAGGGTCAGCACCCCGTGGGTCACGGTATGGCTTTGCGGCGTCGTACCTGCCTCCTGCTGTTCTCCGACGATCGCCTCGAACACGTCCGCCGCCGTGACCACGCCTTCGAAGCTGCCGTACTCGTCCAGCACCAGCACCATGCCGAGCGGATGCGAGCGCAGCTGCTCCAGCACGTCGAACGCGTTGATCGTATCCGGCACCACCACCGGCGGCAGCATCACCGCCTCGATCGTCAGCTTGCCGCCGTCGAGCAGCAGGTCGAGCACGTCCTTGGCGCGGATCAGCCCGACCGGATTGTCGATATCGCCGTCGCACACCACCACGCGGGTATGGCCCGAGCTCTTGATGAAGGCACGCAGCGTCTCGGGGTCGGCACGGCGCTCGATCCAGACCAGCTCGTTGCGCGGAGTCATGATCGCCCTGACCGGACGGTCGGCAAGGCGCAGGAGCCGCTCGATCATGTTGCGCTCCTCGATCTCGAGCACGCCCGCCTGCGCGCCCTCGGCGATCAGGGCCTTGAGCTCCTCCTCGGTCACCGTCTGCCGCCCCATCGCGGTGACGCCGATCAGCCGGAGCACCAGGCTCGAGGACCGGCCCAGCAGCCACACCACCGGTCCTGCAGCGCGCGACAACAGCAATAGCGGCAGCGACAGCCGGGCGGCGATCAGTTCGGGATGGCGCAGGG
Proteins encoded:
- a CDS encoding peptide-N4-asparagine amidase, whose product is MRLGSRSLGSIMLGTILGSSCPAGSVPAKAAPMVGTGSPAPIEPAITRPAGTPCAVRLFSNATFGADTVSFAYAPPAACPGPWAKVVLTADISVTAGRQFDRTASMFIGGVNVLFGTTSEPRSTLAPAWHVERDLTDDTALLRTAQSGHVLIANYQTSVYTSAITASSTLLFYPATKADPAPETPDLVIPLNNDPSQGTTDLADETQSLSRTGILPSNVEKARIDVLLQSQGGDEFWYTCVPDALSGPLETCGGGAFREGLISIDGVKAGVAPVYPWIYTGGIDPYLWQPIPGVQTLAFHPTSVDLTPFAGVVDDGRPHTVSLSVTGADNRFSVTGTLYLTLDHHGSNLRGAVTRNTLGAASPVVTNGVVTTNGESKGTITTGSTHDYAISGYLLTSHGPVVTTVEQTGRFSNAQTFDVTDLLDDQAILQRTDTVTTVTTKTGSGSSVVARASSYPLDVHFRYLVAADGSATQATTVTQALESGRLTLGNGIPVTASAISETVSPSDLLSFNAAGAVTAHSGSSSARYLSGDTKTGCITRTETATDSVLSTMTNTNDCDPGGRLPRQNGSVLTPPAR
- a CDS encoding AbrB/MazE/SpoVT family DNA-binding domain-containing protein translates to MNVHEKHGRLIIEPIQQAEYSPAASIDAITDQNRHDTIDVGAHVGQEAW
- a CDS encoding hemolysin family protein, coding for MILSMVVILLLVLLNGVFAMGELALISARRARLAVLVRRGVPGAERAKLLADDPQSFLPTVQVGITLVSILEGTFGGASIAADLAPKLARIPALAPFAHELALTLCVIVITSLMLVLGELVPKQLALRHPELIAARLSLPLLLLSRAAGPVVWLLGRSSSLVLRLIGVTAMGRQTVTEEELKALIAEGAQAGVLEIEERNMIERLLRLADRPVRAIMTPRNELVWIERRADPETLRAFIKSSGHTRVVVCDGDIDNPVGLIRAKDVLDLLLDGGKLTIEAVMLPPVVVPDTINAFDVLEQLRSHPLGMVLVLDEYGSFEGVVTAADVFEAIVGEQQEAGTTPQSHTVTHGVLTLDGASPADEIKDRLGLVDLPAEGSYHTLGGLILALLRRVPALGDKIAFSGWLFEVLEMDGRRVHKVRASRQALAEN